A genome region from Salvia splendens isolate huo1 chromosome 19, SspV2, whole genome shotgun sequence includes the following:
- the LOC121779765 gene encoding uncharacterized protein LOC121779765 isoform X2 has product MANQILLEICCYYCTEMDDIFSRLLSLTSCITRRVIEFIEDLVLRDVIRLLRDSEINSCCKQPAIGTCTGFLDRDAIYLEDLSLINSGSEIVYRNYSRGVHFVFKGLTLPISFFEFAWRAAIETWRCIGYHKGCVHARLQSIVSRVLRTLNGSSDDIGWLQASPEMAPVEDGSARFLELLQETRNGVHKLPDSFVYLLIPGLFSNHGPLYFVSTKRFFSKMGLACHIAKIHSEASVEHNAWELKQYIEELYWGSGKRVMLLGHSKGGVDAAAALSIYSQELRDKVAGLALVQSPYGGTPIASDILREGQVADKETRRIMEFLICKLIKGDIRALEDLTYEKRKEFIRKHKLPDNIPLISFHSEASVAPGVLATMSHIAHAELPWLPRILNEDADDDAIFAARKVPVIVPVSAAMAITALHLQLRYGEKSDGLVTCRDAEVPGSVVVKPDKKLDHSWMVYSSWKKEPTEPDACEMCEALLTMLVELGKRASK; this is encoded by the exons ATGGCAAACCAAATTCTCTTAGAAATTTGTTGTTATTACTGTACTGAAATGGATGACATTTTTTCTCGCCTCTTAAGCTTAACTTCTTGTATAACACGCCGAGTAATTGAATTTATTG AAGATCTTGTGTTGAGGGATGTGATTCGATTGTTAAGAGATTCAGAGATCAATTCTTGTTGCAAACAACCAGCAATTGGAACCTGCACCG GCTTTCTTGACAGAGATGCCATATATCTGGAGGATCTATCATTAATCAATTCAGGATCAGAAATTGTTTATAGAAATTACTCTAGGGGTGTCCACTTCGTTTTTAAAGG GTTGACGCTCCCTATCTCTTTCTTTGAATTTGCTTGGAGAGCAGCAATAGAAACATGGAGATGTATAGGTTATCATAAGGGATGTGTTCATGCTCGTCTGCAGAG TATTGTATCTCGAGTTCTGAGAACTTTGAATGGGTCTTCAGATGACATTGGGTGGTTACAAGCATCTCCTGAAATGGCTCCAGTTGAGGATGGATCAGCTAGATTCCTAGAGCTGTTACAAGAAACTAG GAATGGGGTGCACAAACTGCCGGATTCTTTTGTCTACCTGCTGATTCCAG GACTTTTCAGCAATCATGGTCCCTTGTATTTTGTCAGCACCAAGAGGTTTTTCTCAAAGATGGGTCTTGCTTGCCATATTGCTAAAATTCACAGTGAG GCATCGGTGGAGCACAATGCTTGGGAATTGAAGCAATACATAGAGGAGTTATACTGGGGATCTGGTAAACGTGTGATGTTGCTTGGCCACAGCAAGGGCGGAGTTGATGCTGCAGCTGCCTTGTCTATTTATTCGCAAGAGTTGAGAGATAAAGTTGCAGGATTGGCACTTGTACAGAGTCCCTATGGAGGAACACCCATAGCTTCTGATATTCTTCGTGAAGGTCAGGTTGCTGACAAGGAAACTCGGAGGATCATGGAGTTTCTGATTTGCAAACTGATTAAG GGTGATATAAGAGCACTTGAGGATCTCACCTATGAGAAGCGAAAGGAATTTATCCGTAAACACAAGCTTCCCGATAATATTCCTCTCATCTCGTTCCACTCCGAAGCAAGTGTGGCGCCCGGTGTGCTTGCCACCATGTCGCACATTGCACATGCAGAACTCCCCTGGCTACCTCGAATTTTAAATGAGGATGCAGACGATGATGCCATCTTTGCAGCACGGAAGGTGCCCGTCATAGTCCCAGTTTCCGCTGCCATGGCTATCACAGCACTCCACCTGCAACTAAGATATGGAGAGAAGAGCGATGGCCTCGTGACATGTCGCGATGCTGAAGTCCCTGGTTCTGTTGTGGTCAAGCCCGATAAGAAGCTCGACCATTCCTGGATGGTGTACTCTTCATGGAAGAAAGAGCCCACTGAGCCCGATGCTTGCGAAATGTGTGAAGCTTTATTGACTATGCTCGTTGAGCTCGGGAAAAGAGCTTCAAAATGA
- the LOC121779765 gene encoding uncharacterized protein LOC121779765 isoform X1, with protein sequence MANQILLEICCYYCTEMDDIFSRLLSLTSCITRRVIEFIEDLVLRDVIRLLRDSEINSCCKQPAIGTCTGKQNLALEYASSSRDCNCSTSLGFLDRDAIYLEDLSLINSGSEIVYRNYSRGVHFVFKGLTLPISFFEFAWRAAIETWRCIGYHKGCVHARLQSIVSRVLRTLNGSSDDIGWLQASPEMAPVEDGSARFLELLQETRNGVHKLPDSFVYLLIPGLFSNHGPLYFVSTKRFFSKMGLACHIAKIHSEASVEHNAWELKQYIEELYWGSGKRVMLLGHSKGGVDAAAALSIYSQELRDKVAGLALVQSPYGGTPIASDILREGQVADKETRRIMEFLICKLIKGDIRALEDLTYEKRKEFIRKHKLPDNIPLISFHSEASVAPGVLATMSHIAHAELPWLPRILNEDADDDAIFAARKVPVIVPVSAAMAITALHLQLRYGEKSDGLVTCRDAEVPGSVVVKPDKKLDHSWMVYSSWKKEPTEPDACEMCEALLTMLVELGKRASK encoded by the exons ATGGCAAACCAAATTCTCTTAGAAATTTGTTGTTATTACTGTACTGAAATGGATGACATTTTTTCTCGCCTCTTAAGCTTAACTTCTTGTATAACACGCCGAGTAATTGAATTTATTG AAGATCTTGTGTTGAGGGATGTGATTCGATTGTTAAGAGATTCAGAGATCAATTCTTGTTGCAAACAACCAGCAATTGGAACCTGCACCGGTAAACAAAATTTGGCTCTTGAATATGCATCTTCATCAAGAGATTGTAACTGCAGTACAAGCTTAGGCTTTCTTGACAGAGATGCCATATATCTGGAGGATCTATCATTAATCAATTCAGGATCAGAAATTGTTTATAGAAATTACTCTAGGGGTGTCCACTTCGTTTTTAAAGG GTTGACGCTCCCTATCTCTTTCTTTGAATTTGCTTGGAGAGCAGCAATAGAAACATGGAGATGTATAGGTTATCATAAGGGATGTGTTCATGCTCGTCTGCAGAG TATTGTATCTCGAGTTCTGAGAACTTTGAATGGGTCTTCAGATGACATTGGGTGGTTACAAGCATCTCCTGAAATGGCTCCAGTTGAGGATGGATCAGCTAGATTCCTAGAGCTGTTACAAGAAACTAG GAATGGGGTGCACAAACTGCCGGATTCTTTTGTCTACCTGCTGATTCCAG GACTTTTCAGCAATCATGGTCCCTTGTATTTTGTCAGCACCAAGAGGTTTTTCTCAAAGATGGGTCTTGCTTGCCATATTGCTAAAATTCACAGTGAG GCATCGGTGGAGCACAATGCTTGGGAATTGAAGCAATACATAGAGGAGTTATACTGGGGATCTGGTAAACGTGTGATGTTGCTTGGCCACAGCAAGGGCGGAGTTGATGCTGCAGCTGCCTTGTCTATTTATTCGCAAGAGTTGAGAGATAAAGTTGCAGGATTGGCACTTGTACAGAGTCCCTATGGAGGAACACCCATAGCTTCTGATATTCTTCGTGAAGGTCAGGTTGCTGACAAGGAAACTCGGAGGATCATGGAGTTTCTGATTTGCAAACTGATTAAG GGTGATATAAGAGCACTTGAGGATCTCACCTATGAGAAGCGAAAGGAATTTATCCGTAAACACAAGCTTCCCGATAATATTCCTCTCATCTCGTTCCACTCCGAAGCAAGTGTGGCGCCCGGTGTGCTTGCCACCATGTCGCACATTGCACATGCAGAACTCCCCTGGCTACCTCGAATTTTAAATGAGGATGCAGACGATGATGCCATCTTTGCAGCACGGAAGGTGCCCGTCATAGTCCCAGTTTCCGCTGCCATGGCTATCACAGCACTCCACCTGCAACTAAGATATGGAGAGAAGAGCGATGGCCTCGTGACATGTCGCGATGCTGAAGTCCCTGGTTCTGTTGTGGTCAAGCCCGATAAGAAGCTCGACCATTCCTGGATGGTGTACTCTTCATGGAAGAAAGAGCCCACTGAGCCCGATGCTTGCGAAATGTGTGAAGCTTTATTGACTATGCTCGTTGAGCTCGGGAAAAGAGCTTCAAAATGA
- the LOC121780050 gene encoding protein phosphatase 2C and cyclic nucleotide-binding/kinase domain-containing protein-like, translating into MGCVYSKAWTSEFCAPGDVKLLESGAVKTGEKGDQLYQFSSATDHEAGIARLSAQFLPPADGLKVVKVPSGEYELHYSFLSLRGHYPDALDKANQDSFCTHTPFGTSPDDHFFGVFDGHGEFGAQCSQFVKQSLCENLLRNSRFHTDAVEACHAAFLTTNSQLHSDIVDDSMSGTTAVTILVRGRKLYIANAGDSRAVVGEKRGNDVVAVDLSIDQTPFRPDELERVKLCGARVLTLDQIEGLKNPHVRCWGTEEYDDDGDPPRLWVQDGMYPGTAFTRSIGDSIAVTIGVVANPEIVVLELTQSHPFFVIASDGVFEFLSSQTVVDMVAKHKDPRDACAEIVAESYRRWLQHEARTDDITVIVAHVNGLKDAAFGQSADSRPVLRPSLPQVVASGSESPSRMNWRSRNQRARHDISRARLHALENSLENGQNWIPSSPSHGKTWEDEAQIEQALRDHFLFRKLTNSQCQVLLECMQRIEVGAGDIVMKQGGEGDCFYVVGDGEFEVLATQEEKDGNATRVLQRYTAEKLSSFGELALMYNKPLQASVQAVTNGTLWALKREDFRGILMSKFSNLSSLKLLRSVDLLARLTILQLSNIADSLLEVSFCDGQKIVDKNEDLLGLYVIQKGVIKITCECEVDLLQSVSLSSLIGPKQDDGVSVKSFEKNEGSYFGEWTLLGEHITSLSAIAVGDVVCSIVTKEKFDSVVGESVRSPLRELPKAN; encoded by the exons ATGGGTTGTGTTTATTCCAAGGCGTGGACTAGCGAGTTTTGTGCCCCTGGAGATGTTAAGTTGCTGGAAAGTGGAGCTGTAAAAACAGGAGAGAAAGGGGATCAACTATATCAGTTTAGTTCAGCCACTGATCACGAGGCGGGTATTGCTCGACTGTCAGCGCAGTTCTTACCTCCTGCAGATGGCTTGAAGGTTGTGAAAGTTCCGTCTGGCGAATATGAATTACACTACTCATTTCTTTCTCTAAGAGGCCACTACCCTGATGCTCTTGATAAGGCCAACCAAGATAGTTTTTGCACTCATACGCCATTTGGAACGAGTCCAGACGACCATTTCTTTGGTGTTTTTGATGGTCATGGCGAGTTTGGAGCTCAATGCTCGCAGTTTGTGAAGCAGAGTTTATGTGAAAATTTGCTCAGGAATAGTCGATTCCACACGGATGCAGTTGAAGCCTGCCATGCAGCCTTCTTGACAACGAACTCCCAGTTGCACTCTGATATAGTGGATGACAGCATGAGTGGAACAACTGCTGTAACGATCCTGGTTCGTGGTAGGAAGCTTTATATTGCCAATGCTGGTGATTCGAGGGCTGTTGTAGGCGAGAAGAGGGGTAACGACGTTGTAGCTGTTGATCTTTCCATTGATCAAACGCCTTTTCGACCTGATGAGCTTGAAAGGGTGAAGCTTTGCGGAGCTAGAGTTCTGACTTTGGATCAGATTGAAGGACTCAAGAATCCACATGTTCGGTGTTGGGGAACTGAAGAATACGACGATGATGGTGATCCGCCTAGACTATGGGTCCAGGATGGTATGTACCCTGGTACAGCTTTCACGAGAAGCATTGGCGATTCTATTGCTGTGACCATAGGCGTTGTTGCAAACCCCGAGATTGTTGTTCTAGAGCTTACACAGAGCCATCCTTTCTTCGTAATTGCAAGTGATGGTGTCTTTGAGTTTCTCTCCAGCCAAACTGTAGTAGACATG GTTGCAAAACATAAGGATCCTCGTGATGCTTGTGCTGAGATTGTTGCTGAATCATATCGTCGCTGGCTACAACATGAAGCCCGTACAGATGACATAACGGTGATAGTTGCGCATGTAAACGGTTTAAAAGAT GCTGCATTTGGTCAATCAGCAGACTCACGCCCAGTTCTAAGGCCATCTTTACCTCAAGTTGTAGCATCAGGATCCGAATCTCCATCTCGAATGAACTGGAGATCCAGAAATCAGCGTGCAAGGCATGACATATCCCGTGCACGCCTCCACGCACTTGAAAATTCTCTCGAGAATGGGCAAAATTGGATTCCTTCATCTCCATCCCATGGAAAGACCTGGGAAGACGAA GCTCAAATCGAACAGGCACTTCGCGACCATTTTCTCTTTAGAAAGCTTACTAATTCACAGTGTCAAGTTTTGTTGGAATGTATGCAAAGAATTGAAGTTGGAGCAGGAGACATAGTGATGAAGCAG GGTGGGGAAGGTGACTGTTTTTATGTTGTTGGTGATGGGGAGTTTGAGGTCTTGGCTACTCAG GAAGAGAAAGACGGCAACGCGACCAGGGTGCTACAACGCTACACTGCTGAAAAGCTATCTTCCTTTGGGGAACTGGCACTGAT GTACAACAAGCCACTCCAAGCTTCTGTTCAAGCAGTGACCAATGGAACTCTCTGGGCACTTAAACGAGAAGATTTCAGAGGAATTCTCATGTCCAAGTTTTCTAATTTATCATCGTTGAAGTTACTTCGATCGGTGGATCTTCTTGCAAGGCTGACAATCTTACAGCTGAGTAATATTGCAGATTCACTATTAGAGGTGTCTTTTTGTGACGGTCAGAAAATAGTTGATAAA AATGAGGACCTCCTCGGTTTGTATGTTATACAGAAGGGAGTCATAAAAATTACATGTGAGTGTGAGGTGGATTTGTTACAAAGTGTAAGTCTGTCCAGTCTCATCGGGCCGAAGCAGGATGATGGTGTGTCTGTTAAGAGCTTCGAAAAGAATGAAGGAAGCTATTTCGGAGAATGGACACTTCTGGGTGAACATATCACTTCCTTGAGTGCTATTGCTGTGGGAGATGTGGTGTGCTCTATAGTAACGAAGGAGAAGTTCGATTCAGTTGTTGGAGAGAGCGTGCGGTCACCTTTGCGAGAATTGCCAAAGGCCAACTGA